DNA from Bradyrhizobium japonicum USDA 6:
CTCCTCGTCGCGGTTGCCGGAGACGTACCACATCACGACGCGGTCGCCCTTCTTGATGTGCTTGCCGCCGATCTCGGTGTCGGCAAGCGCGGTGCGCCGCATATGCGCCAGCGGCGTCTGCCAGCGGATCACCTCGGGCACCATGGAGTCGATCAGCTCCGGATTGGCGCGCAGCTTGTCGAACTGCTCCGGGTTCTCGCTCAGCGCCAGCACCGAGCCGCTCATGGTGTTGCGCGTGGTGTCGTTGCCGCCGACGATGAGCAGGATGATGTTGCCCATGAGATTGTCGGGGTCCATGAAGCGCGTCGCGTCGTTATGCGCCATCAGCGACAGCAAATCGTTGCGCGGCGCCGAGTTGACGCGCTCGTTCCAGAGCTTGGACATGTAGGCGTAGCATTCGTCCATCTCGCGGCGGCGCTCTTCGGCGGAGGCGACGATGCCGCTCTTGGGCAGCGCGGTCGCGACATCGGACCAGCGCGTCAGCTTGCGCCGCTCGTCCCAGGGGAAGTCGAACAGCGTGGCGAGCATCTGCGTCGTCAGCTCGATCGAGACGCGCTCGACGAAATTGAAGGTCTCGTTGCGCGGCAGGTTGTCGAGCACGGTCTGCGAGCGCTGGCGGATCAGTTTTGCCAGCTCGTCCAGATGCGTCGGCGTGAACATCGGCGACACCGTCTTGCGCTGCGCCGAATGCTGCGGCTGGTCCATGGCGATGAAGCTCGGCCAGTCATAGCCCTGCGGCACGTCGCGGATCCCGATGCCGCCGAGCGTCGAGTCCGAGGAGAAGATGCCGTGACTGGTGTCGACATGCATGATGTCGTTGTACTTCACCACCGACCAGTACGGCTCGATCGGCGCATTGGTGCAGTAGTGCACCGGCTCTTCCTTGCGCAACCGCTCGAACCACGGCCACAGGGTGTCGTCCTGGAACAGCCGGGGGGCGCCGGGGTGAAACTGCGCCAGCGGGGTCGCATAGGCCTCCTCGCGCGCCCTGCGCATGCGCTCGGCCTTGTCGGTTTTGACCGGAGTTTGGATGTTCATGGTCGTGGCTCCAGTTGGTTCTTGCTTTGCCTCTCCCCGCGCCCGTCCGCCGAAGCTTGGCGAAGGCGGGTGCGGGAAGAAGCAGCTTTCTCACGCGTCACGCGGAAATCTTCACCGGCAAGGTTTCAAGTCCCTTTACGAAACTCGAATAGACCCGTTTGGGTTCGCCGACCACGTCGATATGGTCGAAGCGCTTGAGGATCTCTTCCCAGATAATCTTGAGCTGAAGTTCGGCAAGCCGCAAGCCGACGCAGCGGTGAATGCCGAAGCCGAAGGACAGATGCGTGCGCGGCCGGGCGCGGTCGATGATGAAATCGTAGGGCTTTTCGATCGCTTCCTCGTCGCGGTTGCCCGAGACGTACCACATCACGACCTTGTCACCTTGCTTGATCTGCTTGCCGCGGAACTCGAAGTCGGCAAGCGCGGTGCGGCGCATATGCGCCAGCGGCGTCTGCCAGCGGATCACCTCCGGCACGAAACTGTCGAGCAGGCCGGGGTTCTCGCGCAGCTTGCGATACTGCTCCGGATGCTGGCTCAGCGCGTAGATCGATCCCGACATCGTGTTGCGGGTGGTGTCATTGCCGCCGACGATCAAAAGGATGAGATTGCCGAGGAAGTTTTTGGCATCCATGTCGCGCGTCGCGGCGCCATGCGCCATCATCGAGAGCAGGTCGCTCTTCGGCGGCTGCTCGATGCGCTCCTTCCACAGCCGCGCGAAATAGCCCGCGCATTCCGTCAGCTCGGCCTGCCGTTCGTCTTCGGTGGCGACGAGGCCGTCCGGCCCGGGAATGGTGGTGGCGATGTCAGACCAGCGCGTCAGCTTGCGGCGGTCCTCCCAGGGAAAGTCGAACAGCACCGCGAGCATCTGCGTGGTGAGTTCGATCGAGACACGATCGACCCAGTCGAACACCTCACCGCGCGGCAGATTGTCCAGGCACTCGGCCGAACGCTCGCGGATGCTGAGCGCGAGATTGTCCAGATGCGTCGGGGTGAACATCGGCGCCACGGTCTTGCGCTGCGCCGCGTGGCGCGGCGGATCCATCGAGATGAAACTCTCGCGGCGCAGGTCCGGGTCGATGTCGCGGATGGTGATACCGCCGAGCGCGGAGGCCGAGGAGAACACCGAATGGTTGGTCTCGATCTCCATGATGTCGTTGTAGCGCGTCACCGACCAGTACGGCCCGAACATCGAGTCCTTGCAATAGTGCACGGGATCGTCGCGGCGCAGGCGATCGAAATAGGGCCAGAACGTATCCGTCCTGAACAACTCGGGATCGCCCGGATCGAACTGCTCCAGCGGCAGTGACGTGGCGCGCGCGCGTAGCTCGTCGAGCTTCGCCGCGCTCTCGATGGTCCCGTGCATGACCGCTCTCCCTGACATGAACCGCGCGTTCTCGTTGAATTCTGCGCTGCGGTATTTGATTTGCAATTACAGCCGGTTGTCTGCGTCGGAGCAAGGGAGAGTTTTGCCACATCCAACCTTTGCGAGAGGATTGAGCGGGCTGTCACGCGGATGTGTCAACGTGATCTCCCGCACGCCGTTCGAGAGGGAATCGTGCGAGAAATGGACTGAAAATCGAGGTAGATCGAACCCAGCCATCTTGGGGATCGACCAATCCCTGATCTATAGTTTGACCGTACCAGGTCCGCACCCCGAGGTTGCCGCCGTGAACGACATGCAATGGGCCCCCATCGGCTCCGAACCCTTGCCCCCGCCGCTGCCGCCCACGCGGGTCGATTTCACCGGCAACCGCACCGAGTTCCGCAAAATGGTCACCAAGGGTGCCCTGCTTGAGCTCGTCACCTTCGGCTTCTACCGGTTCTGGCTGGTCACCGACATCCGACGTCATTTGTGGACGAACACCGCGGTCGATGGCGATGCCGCCGAATACACCGGCCGGGCCAAGGAGCTGCTGGTCGGCTTCCTGTTCGCGCTCGCGATCCTGGTGCCGATCTACCTTGCCTATTTTCTCATCGGCATCGAGTTCGAGCGCTGGCAGGGCTTTGCCTCGACGCCGCTGTTCATCAGCTTCTATGCCTTCGGCCAGTTCGCGATTTTTCGCGCGCGGCGCTATCGCCTGACGCGCACGGTCTGGCGCGGGGTCCGGTTCTGGATGGACGGCTCGGGCTGGGCCTATTCGTTCCGCGCCATGGCGTGGGGCCTGCTTGTGTTCCTCACTCTCGGCCTGGCGTTGCCCTGGCGCGAGGCGTCGCTCGAACGCTACAAGATGCGGCACACCCATTACGGCGATCTCTCCGGCGATTTCGAAGGCGACGGCTGGACCTTCTTCAAGCGCGGCTGGTGGCTGTGGCTCTTGAGCCCGATCGCACTCGTGATCTTCCCGCTGGCCCCGTTCTTCTATGCCGAGTTCAAGGCGCGTGAATGGCGCTGGTGGCTCGACGGCATCCGCATCGGCGGTGTCAGCCTGTCCTCGGAGTTGCCGCACAACGCGTTCTACGGCCTGTACTGGAAAGTGATCGGCTGGTGGATGCTGCTTTCGACTATTTTCGCCGCCTATATGGGTGGTGGCGCCTTGCTCGTCGTCCAGCTGAGCGGCGTTCCGGCTGATCAGGTCTTCGGCCCCGGAAATGCCGGCAAGAGCATCCCGATGCTGGTCATGATGGTCATCGGCTATTTCGCCGTGGCGCTAGCGATCAACATCGTCATGCGGGTCTATCTGCAGCGCGATCTCTGGGCCAAGGTGCTGGAAACCGTCGAGGTGCACAACATCGGGGCCGCGGCGGATGTACGCGGCAGCGGTGAGCTTGCCAGCGCGCTCGGCGAGGGCTTTGCCGACGGGCTCGATGTCGCGGGATTCTGATCTGTGAGTGAGTTGTCCACCGAGGTTCCGGCGCAGTCTGCCAAGCCGACGATCTTCTTCGACGGCGTGTCGAGCCGCAGGCGGGAGGTGTCGCTGGCGCTCGGTGACGCGCTCGACATCGTCGAGGAGGGCGGAGCGCCGGTTCGCTGGGCCTATGCCGACATTCGCCGCGCCGACAGTCCGGCCGGGATATTGCGCCTGGCCTCGACATCCGCGCCGCCGCTGGCGCGGCTTGAAATTCGCGACGCCGCGCTCGCCGCAGACGTGATCGCCCGCTGCATGCGTCTCGACGAGCACCAGACCTCGCGCCGCGGTGTCGCAAAGATCGTCGGCTGGTCGGTGGCCGCCGCCGTTTCCATCGTTTGCGTCGTGCTGTTCGGTGTGCCGCTCGCTGCCGACCGGCTCGCGCCGCTGGTGCCCAAGCCGATCGAACGGCGCATCGGCGACGCCTCCGAAGTCCAGGTGAAAACCATCTTCGGCCGCAAAGCGTGCGAAGACCCCGCGGGCAAGGCCGCGTTCACAAAACTGGTCAATCGTCTGCGCGATGCTGCCGGCCTCGATGACGATTCCATGACGGCCGGTGTGCTGCCGACCTCGGTGCCCAATGCATTCGCGCTGCCCGGCGGCAAGGTGTACGTGTTGAGGGGCTTGGTCGACAAGGCCGAAAACCCCGACGAGCTCGCCGGCATCCTTGCCCACGAGCTCGGCCATCTCAAGCATTACGACAACATGCGCGGGCTGATCTACAACGGCGGCACCTCGTTCCTGATCGGCCTGCTGTTCGGCGACGTCACCGGCTCGAGCGCCGTGATCTTCGCCTCGCGCAGCGTGGTCGAAGCCTCCTATTCGCGCGAGGCCGAGACCGCCGCGGATACGTTCGCGATCGAGATCATGCACAAGCTCGGCCGCTCGCCGAAGCCCGCGGCCGAATTGATGTTTCGCATCACCGGCAAGGAAGGCGGCTCCGGCCTCACCACGATCCTGGCGAGCCACCCGCTCACCGAAGACCGCCTCGCGCGCATGACGAAGGAAGATCGTCCCGCCAGCGGCCCGCCGCTGCTGACGGACAAGGAATGGCAGTCGCTCAAGCTGATTTGCAGCAGCGGGAAGATCTAACCTTTTCGCCTACCGCGTCCCGTAAGCGCGGTCGCCGGCATCGCCGAGGCCCGGCAGGATAAAGCCGTTCTCGTCGAGACCTTCATCCACCGCAGCCGTCCAGATCGGAACGTCGGGATGCAGTCCGCGCAGCCGTTCGAGCCCTTCAGGGGCCGCGATCAGGCAGGCGAGGCGGATGTCCCTGGCGCCGCGCTCCTTCAGCCGGTCGATCGCGGCGACGGCCGTGTTGGCGGTCGCGACCACCGGGGTGACCACGATCGCCAGGCGCTCGCTGAGGTCGGACGGCGATTTGAAGAAATATTCGACCGCGGCAAAACTATGCGGCTCGCGGTAGAGGCCGATATGGGCGACGCGCGCGGTCGGCACCAGATCCATCATGCCGTCGACGAAGGTCGTGCCGGCGCGCAGCATCGGCACGAACACCAGCTTCTTGCCGGCGATCTTGGCCGAATGCATCGTCGCCAGCGGCGTCTCGATGACGGTATCGGCGAGCGGCAGATCCCGCGTGATCTCGTAGCACAGCAGCATGCCGATCTCCTTGATCAGCTCGCGGAAGGACTTGGTCGAGATGGACTTGTCCCGCACCAGCGTCAGCTTGTGCTGCACCAGCGGATGATCGACGATCGTGACGCCTTCCATGAAACGCTCCTAACGAAATGCACCTGGGTGAAATGCGACCGGTTGATGCTTCTTCCCTTCTCCCCTTGCGGGAGAAGGTGGCGCGAAGCGCCGGATGAGGGGTCTCTCTCCACGAACTCCAATGAGAGATGCTCTTGCGGAGACAACCCCTCACCCGGCTTCGCTTTCGCGAAGCCACCCTCTCCCACAAGGGGAGAGGGTTAAAAAACCGTGCCGTCGCTGATGACCTTGAGCGGCGGTGCGCCGTCGGGCCGGCGCGCAAAGGCGATGGCGCGGCCGGCGGCCCAGGTGCCACCTTCGAGAATGCTCGCGAGGGGCAAGGTTTCGGGCGTGCGGCCGAGCCTGGCGCGGACGCTGCCCGCAAGCCGGTCGAGCAACACAACGGTGAGCGCGCGCCACTCCACGACGAGCAGGGAATCCACCGCATGCGCGCGCTCGGCATCGGCGGGATCGCGCAGGCGCAGCACCTCGTGATCGACGAACAGGCCGCCATTGCGGTATTCGGCGAGCCCGGTGAGGCCGTCGATGTCGGTGACGTCAAAGCCGGCGCGCTGCAGCGGTTCGATCAGCGAATAGCTCAGCCATTGCGACAGCTTGTGCAGCGGCACGAGGCCTGCCGTTGCGTCGTCCGCCTCGATCGCCGGATGACGCCAGCAATCACCGAGCGGAATCCCGGCGAGCTCGAGCCGCGACGGCCAGATCGGTCCAAGCTGGTTCAGCACTGCGGCCAGGATGGCGGGCGCGGCGACCGCGCCGCCCACAGCCTGCGCCGCGATGTGATCGAACAGGCCGCCTGGCCGCGGCGTATCGTTCAGGCCGAAAATGTCCGCACGCTCGACAACCAGCTTGCCCAGACGCCGCAGCAGGTCAGTGCGTCCGTCGAGACCGAGCAGCGGATTGGCATCGCTCGCCTGAAAGGCCGAGGTGAGGGAGGCCAGCGGTAGTTTCGCCAGCACGTCAGCATCGGCCCTGAACGGCGCACGCGCATCGCCGGAGAACAGGCCGCCCGCAAACATGTCGAGGCTCGCGATGGCAAGCCCCTCTGATCGGCCGATACTTTCGCCGGTCCCGGCGTCGCGATAGCGCCACGTGGCTCCCGCACCTGCGTCGAGCAGCACGCTGACGATGGCGAGGTCGAACTCGGCGCGCGCACGTGCTGCGCGATCCGGCCACGATACTTTGTCGGCAAGGCCCGTCCAGCGATCGACGCCGCCGAGCACGAAATGCCGCCAGCGCGCGTGGAAGGGGATGTCCAG
Protein-coding regions in this window:
- a CDS encoding YjgN family protein, whose translation is MNDMQWAPIGSEPLPPPLPPTRVDFTGNRTEFRKMVTKGALLELVTFGFYRFWLVTDIRRHLWTNTAVDGDAAEYTGRAKELLVGFLFALAILVPIYLAYFLIGIEFERWQGFASTPLFISFYAFGQFAIFRARRYRLTRTVWRGVRFWMDGSGWAYSFRAMAWGLLVFLTLGLALPWREASLERYKMRHTHYGDLSGDFEGDGWTFFKRGWWLWLLSPIALVIFPLAPFFYAEFKAREWRWWLDGIRIGGVSLSSELPHNAFYGLYWKVIGWWMLLSTIFAAYMGGGALLVVQLSGVPADQVFGPGNAGKSIPMLVMMVIGYFAVALAINIVMRVYLQRDLWAKVLETVEVHNIGAAADVRGSGELASALGEGFADGLDVAGF
- the upp gene encoding uracil phosphoribosyltransferase, coding for MEGVTIVDHPLVQHKLTLVRDKSISTKSFRELIKEIGMLLCYEITRDLPLADTVIETPLATMHSAKIAGKKLVFVPMLRAGTTFVDGMMDLVPTARVAHIGLYREPHSFAAVEYFFKSPSDLSERLAIVVTPVVATANTAVAAIDRLKERGARDIRLACLIAAPEGLERLRGLHPDVPIWTAAVDEGLDENGFILPGLGDAGDRAYGTR
- a CDS encoding cytochrome P450, whose protein sequence is MNIQTPVKTDKAERMRRAREEAYATPLAQFHPGAPRLFQDDTLWPWFERLRKEEPVHYCTNAPIEPYWSVVKYNDIMHVDTSHGIFSSDSTLGGIGIRDVPQGYDWPSFIAMDQPQHSAQRKTVSPMFTPTHLDELAKLIRQRSQTVLDNLPRNETFNFVERVSIELTTQMLATLFDFPWDERRKLTRWSDVATALPKSGIVASAEERRREMDECYAYMSKLWNERVNSAPRNDLLSLMAHNDATRFMDPDNLMGNIILLIVGGNDTTRNTMSGSVLALSENPEQFDKLRANPELIDSMVPEVIRWQTPLAHMRRTALADTEIGGKHIKKGDRVVMWYVSGNRDEEMFEKPNDFIIDRPRPRTHLSFGFGIHRCVGMRLAELQLRIVWEEMLKRFDRIEVVGEPKRIYSSFIKGYESLPVRIPG
- a CDS encoding URC4/urg3 family protein codes for the protein MAEALEQQARSLLSAGAVRARAAKMLEIGLAGGLSHFTIDLDRMDGVAEAVLAVTRKAYPTLDIPFHARWRHFVLGGVDRWTGLADKVSWPDRAARARAEFDLAIVSVLLDAGAGATWRYRDAGTGESIGRSEGLAIASLDMFAGGLFSGDARAPFRADADVLAKLPLASLTSAFQASDANPLLGLDGRTDLLRRLGKLVVERADIFGLNDTPRPGGLFDHIAAQAVGGAVAAPAILAAVLNQLGPIWPSRLELAGIPLGDCWRHPAIEADDATAGLVPLHKLSQWLSYSLIEPLQRAGFDVTDIDGLTGLAEYRNGGLFVDHEVLRLRDPADAERAHAVDSLLVVEWRALTVVLLDRLAGSVRARLGRTPETLPLASILEGGTWAAGRAIAFARRPDGAPPLKVISDGTVF
- a CDS encoding cytochrome P450; this translates as MHGTIESAAKLDELRARATSLPLEQFDPGDPELFRTDTFWPYFDRLRRDDPVHYCKDSMFGPYWSVTRYNDIMEIETNHSVFSSASALGGITIRDIDPDLRRESFISMDPPRHAAQRKTVAPMFTPTHLDNLALSIRERSAECLDNLPRGEVFDWVDRVSIELTTQMLAVLFDFPWEDRRKLTRWSDIATTIPGPDGLVATEDERQAELTECAGYFARLWKERIEQPPKSDLLSMMAHGAATRDMDAKNFLGNLILLIVGGNDTTRNTMSGSIYALSQHPEQYRKLRENPGLLDSFVPEVIRWQTPLAHMRRTALADFEFRGKQIKQGDKVVMWYVSGNRDEEAIEKPYDFIIDRARPRTHLSFGFGIHRCVGLRLAELQLKIIWEEILKRFDHIDVVGEPKRVYSSFVKGLETLPVKISA
- a CDS encoding M48 family metallopeptidase — protein: MSELSTEVPAQSAKPTIFFDGVSSRRREVSLALGDALDIVEEGGAPVRWAYADIRRADSPAGILRLASTSAPPLARLEIRDAALAADVIARCMRLDEHQTSRRGVAKIVGWSVAAAVSIVCVVLFGVPLAADRLAPLVPKPIERRIGDASEVQVKTIFGRKACEDPAGKAAFTKLVNRLRDAAGLDDDSMTAGVLPTSVPNAFALPGGKVYVLRGLVDKAENPDELAGILAHELGHLKHYDNMRGLIYNGGTSFLIGLLFGDVTGSSAVIFASRSVVEASYSREAETAADTFAIEIMHKLGRSPKPAAELMFRITGKEGGSGLTTILASHPLTEDRLARMTKEDRPASGPPLLTDKEWQSLKLICSSGKI